One genomic segment of Hordeum vulgare subsp. vulgare chromosome 2H, MorexV3_pseudomolecules_assembly, whole genome shotgun sequence includes these proteins:
- the LOC123427172 gene encoding transmembrane protein 184 homolog DDB_G0279555-like yields MATEAVGTMSMFPGMDLTKMDPPTLTLLGAACCVMLSMHFTVQLVSQHLFYWKNPKEQKAILIIVLMAPLYAITSFVGLLDIKGSKTFFTCLESVKGCYEALVIAKFLALMYSYLNISISKNIVPDEIKGRALHHSFPVSLFLPRNVRLEHKTLKLLKYWTWQFVVVRPVCSILIIALQLIGLYPSWVSWTFTIILNLSVSMALYALVIFYHLFAKELAPHKPLAKFLCIKGIVFFSFWQGCALDVLAAVGVIQSHHFWLDVEHIQEAIQNVLIILEMVIFSVLQQYAYHVAPYSGADKAKSVKKNE; encoded by the exons ATGGCGACTGAAGCCGTAG GCACCATGTCCATGTTCCCAGGGATGGACCTTACCAAAATGGACCCTCCAACACTTACCCTCCTTGGAGCAGCCTGTTGTGTAATGTTATCGATGCATTTCACAGTGCAGTTGGTATCACAACATCTTTTCTATTGGAAAAATCCCAAAGAGCAGAAGGCTATACTCATCATTGTGCTAATGGCTCCACTCTATGCTATAACTTCCTTTGTTGGCCTTCTGGATATTAAGGGAAGCAAAACGTTTTTTACATGCTTGGAGTCTGTTAAAGGATGCTATGAGGCACTG GTTATTGCTAAGTTTCTGGCATTGATGTACAGCTACTTGAATATATCTATTAGCAAAAACATTGTACCTGATGAAATCAAAGGGAGGGCTCTTCATCATTCTTTCCCTGTCTCTCTTTTCCTG CCCCGCAATGTTCGGTTGGAGCACAAGACACTAAAGCTTCTGAAGTACTGGACCTGGCAATTTGTTGTTGTTAGGCCTGTATGCTCCATTCTGATTATCGCACTTCAGCTTATTGGGCTGTACCCCAGCTGGGTCAGTTGGACGTTCACAATTATACTGAACTTGTCAGTCTCCATGGCACTGTATGCCTTGGTCATTTTCTATCACTTGTTTGCCAAGGAGTTGGCACCTCACAAGCCTCTTGCGAAGTTCTTGTGCATCAAAGGGATTGTCTTCTTCTCTTTCTGGCAG GGCTGTGCGCTGGATGTTTTGGCTGCTGTAGGGGTGATTCAGTCTCACCATTTCTGGCTGGACGTGGAGCACATCCAGGAGGCAATCCAGAATGTCTTGATTATCCTGGAAATGGTCATCTTCTCGGTACTCCAGCAGTATGCGTACCATGTCGCTCCGTACAGCGGCGCTGACAAGGCGAAATCTGTGAAGAAGAACGAATGA
- the LOC123427171 gene encoding calcium uptake protein, mitochondrial-like produces the protein MAPLRLLRSAVGRLRTAAPAGRAAFSSAAATTEGNAKATVREGVIAAAAAAVAGSGLGLWLMPPALADSGEVARAAAPGQIAAAGQISAAAGAVGERHEKRRRFLLADSYRRRVFFNYEKRIRLRSPPEKIFEYFASVRKPNGEMFMLPADLMRAVVPVFPPSESNVVREGRLRGEPSPGELHCAPSKFFVLFDTNTDGLISFAEYIFFVTLLSIPESSFSAAFKMFDVDLSGEIDKEEFKKVMALMRSYNRQGAAHRDGLRTGFKVGQSVENGGVVEYFFGSDGNEPLHFDKFTSFLKELHEEIIRLEFSHYDVNSTNTIPAKDFALSMVASADMNHISKLLDRADTLGNDPYLKHLRITFEEFKAFADLRRRLESLTMAIFAYGQVNGQLTKQDLKRAAQHVCGVELTDRVVDIIFHVFDTNNDGHLSSGEFLRALQRREADIHQPATRGGPMGWLNPKNRSSLLQMLG, from the exons ATGGCGCCCCTGAGGCTCCTCCGGTCCGCCGTCGGGCGGCTCAGGACGGCGGCGCCCGCAGGCCGCGCAGCTTTCTCCAGCGCCGCCGCGACCACGGAGGGCAACGCCAAGGCGACCGTCCGCGAGGGGgtgatcgccgccgccgccgcggccgtCGCCGGGTCCGGGCTGGGGCTCTGGCTCATGCCGCCGGCGCTCgcggactccggcgaggtggcccgCGCCGCCGCGCCCGGCCAGATCGCCGCGGCCGGGCAGATCTCGGCGGCCGCCGGCGCAGTCGGGGAGCGGCACGAGAAGCGGAGGAGGTTCCTGCTCGCAG ACTCATATCGTCGAAGGGTGTTCTTCAATTACGAGAAAAGGATACGGCTTCGCAGCCCCCCTGAAAAG ATTTTTGAGTATTTTGCTTCTGTGCGAAAACCGAATGGGGAAATGTTCATGTTGCCTGCTGACTTGATGAGAGCGGTGGTTCCTGTTTTCCCTCCATCGGAGTCGAACGTAGTGCGGGAAGGGAGGCTAAGGGGGGAACCCAGCCCTGGAGAGTTGCATTGTGCTCCATCCAAATTCTTCGTCCTGTTTGACACAAACACCGATGGTCTCATCTCGTTTGCCGA GTACATCTTTTTTGTTACATTACTCAGCATTcctgagtcaagcttcagtgcggCCTTCAAAATGTTTGACGTCGACCTCAGTGG GGAGATAGACAAAGAAGAGTTCAAGAAAGTAATGGCATTGATGCGGTCCTATAACAGACAAGGAGCTGCCCACAGGGATGGCTTACGTACAGGATTTAAAGTTGGCCAGTCTGTGGAAAATGGTGGGGTCGTTGAGTATTTCTTTGGTAGTGATGGGAATGAACCTCTACACTTTGATAAGTTCACAAGTTTTTTGAAGGAATTGCATGAAGAG ATTATTCGTCTGGAATTCAGTCATTATGATGTCAATTCGACAAACACTATCCCAGCAAAGGATTTTGCACTGTCCATGGTGGCTTCTGCTGACATGAATCACATTAGCAAGCTACTTGATAGAGCTGATACATTGGGCAATGACCCTTATCTCAAGCACTTACGCATTACGTTTGAG GAGTTTAAGGCATTTGCGGATTTACGTCGAAGATTGGAATCATTGACGATGGCTATATTTGCTTATGGTCAAGTAAATGGGCAATTGACAAAGCAGGATCTGAAGCGTGCAGCACAGCAT GTCTGTGGTGTTGAATTAACTGACAGAGTGGTGGACATCATTTTCCATGTGTTTGACACGAACAATGATGGGCACCTGAGCTCAGGGGAGTTTCTGAGAGCACTTCAAAGACGAGAAGCCGATATTCATCAGCCAGCGACGCGAGGAGGTCCCATGGGCTGGCTGAACCCTAAAAACCGTTCTTCGCTTCTGCAGATGCTGGGCTAG